AACTGGCCCGCAAACTCTGGTCGGTTCGCATGCTGCAGGAAGAGAAGTCGTGCAGCGACATCGACGCCCCGCTGCTCGTGATCAGCCAGTTCACCCTGTACGGCGACGCCCGCAAGGGCCGCCGCCCCACCTGGAACGCCGCCGCTCCCGGTGACGTGGCCGAGCCCCTCGTCGAGGAGGTCGTCGCCCAACTGCGCGCGCTGGGCGCGACGGTGGCCACCGGCCGCTTCGGCGCGCAGATGCGGGTGTCCCTGACGAACGACGGCCCCTTCACGGTCCTGCTGGAGATGTGAGTGGTCACGCCCCCGGGTGGCGGGCCTACGGCTCCACGATGACTTCCTGGGCCGCGGCCGTCGTGTCGACGACGAGCCGCGCGTCCAGCGGTACGTTCCGCTTGACCAGGGCGAGCGCCACCGGGCCGAGTTCGTGGTGCCGTGCGGACGTCGTCACGAAACCGATCTTGCGGCCGTCCGGCCCGTCGTCCGCGAGGCGGATGTCCGCCCCGGCGGGCGGCAGGTGCACCTCGCTGCCGTCCAGGTGGAGGAAGACCAGGCGCCGCGGCGGCTTGCCCAGGTTCTGGACGCGGGCCACCGTCTCCTGCCCCCGGTAGCACCCCTTCTGCAGGTGAACTGCCGTGCCGATCCAGCCCAGTTCGTGCGGGATGGTGCGGTGGTCGGTCTCGAAGCCGAAGCGCGGGCGATGCTGCTCGACGCGCAGCGCCTCGTAGGCGAGCAGACCGGCCACGGGACCGGACTTCTCGGCGTACGACTCCAGGTCCGCACGCGGCAGGAAGAGGTCACGGCCGTACGGCGTCTCGCGTACGACGGCCCCCTCGGGAACCTCCGCGATGGAGCCGGCGGGGAGGTGGACGACCGCGAACTCGTCCGTGCGGTCGGCGACTTCGACCCGGTAGAAGAACTTCATCGACTCCAGGTAGGCGATCAGCGCGCCCTGGGTGCCGGGTTCGACGTGTGCCCAGACCGTGGTGCCGTCGTCGACCAGGTACAGGGCGTGCTCGATGTGGCCGTGTGCGGAGAGGACCAGTGCCTCGGTGGCCTGGCCCGTGGGGAGGTCGCTGACGTGCTGGGTGAGCAGCAGGTGCAGCCAGCTGAGACGGTCGTCTCCGCTGACGGACACGACCCCGCGGTGCGAGAGGTCGACGAAACCGGTGCCGCCGGCGAAGGCGCGCTGTTCTCGGAACAGGTCGCCGTAGTGCGCGGCCACGCCTTCGTCCACGCCCTCGGCGGGGACGGCGCCGGGCAGGGACAGCAAGGGGCTTTTCATATGCACAAGCCTACGACTCGGTAGTTGAATTCTTGAGCTTGAGGGAACAGTCCTTGCAGCGGCCGAAGATCGCGAAGTGCTTCATGTCGGTCTCGAAACCGAAGCTGTCGCGCAGCTTCGCCGTGAACTCGGCGGCCACCTCGATGTCCGCCTCGATGACGTTCTCGCAGTCGCGGCAGACCAGGTGGATGTGGTGATGGCGGTCGGCCAGGTGGTACGTCGGCGCGCCGTGCCCGAGATGGGCGTGGCTGACGAGACGGAGCTCCTCCAGGAGCTCCAGGGTCCGGTAGACGGTGGAGATGTTGACCCCCGACGCGGTTTTCTTCACTTCCGTGAGGATCTCGTCGGGGGTCGCGTGT
This is a stretch of genomic DNA from Streptomyces sp. NBC_00285. It encodes these proteins:
- the dtd gene encoding D-aminoacyl-tRNA deacylase, giving the protein MRAVVQRVDGASVVVDGETVGEINGEGLCVLVGVTHEDTKEKAAQLARKLWSVRMLQEEKSCSDIDAPLLVISQFTLYGDARKGRRPTWNAAAPGDVAEPLVEEVVAQLRALGATVATGRFGAQMRVSLTNDGPFTVLLEM
- the ygfZ gene encoding CAF17-like 4Fe-4S cluster assembly/insertion protein YgfZ; this encodes MKSPLLSLPGAVPAEGVDEGVAAHYGDLFREQRAFAGGTGFVDLSHRGVVSVSGDDRLSWLHLLLTQHVSDLPTGQATEALVLSAHGHIEHALYLVDDGTTVWAHVEPGTQGALIAYLESMKFFYRVEVADRTDEFAVVHLPAGSIAEVPEGAVVRETPYGRDLFLPRADLESYAEKSGPVAGLLAYEALRVEQHRPRFGFETDHRTIPHELGWIGTAVHLQKGCYRGQETVARVQNLGKPPRRLVFLHLDGSEVHLPPAGADIRLADDGPDGRKIGFVTTSARHHELGPVALALVKRNVPLDARLVVDTTAAAQEVIVEP
- a CDS encoding Fur family transcriptional regulator → MVSTDWKSDLRQRGYRLTPQRQLVLEAVDTLEHATPDEILTEVKKTASGVNISTVYRTLELLEELRLVSHAHLGHGAPTYHLADRHHHIHLVCRDCENVIEADIEVAAEFTAKLRDSFGFETDMKHFAIFGRCKDCSLKLKNSTTES